One Bradyrhizobium manausense DNA segment encodes these proteins:
- a CDS encoding (2Fe-2S)-binding protein, producing the protein MAKTHVTMKVNGAEVEGLVEPRTLLVHFIRENLQMTGTHIGCETTHCGACTVDIDGMSVKSCTMFAVQAQGSDITTVEGMANADGTLSALQEGFRMMHGLQCGFCTPGMIVRAHRLLKENPSPSEPEIRMGISGNICRCTGYQNIVRAIQYAAAKINGVEFQEAAE; encoded by the coding sequence ATGGCCAAAACACACGTCACCATGAAGGTGAACGGCGCCGAGGTCGAAGGCCTCGTCGAGCCGCGCACGCTGCTGGTGCATTTCATCCGCGAGAATCTGCAGATGACCGGCACCCATATCGGCTGCGAGACCACGCATTGCGGCGCCTGCACCGTCGATATCGACGGCATGTCGGTGAAATCCTGCACCATGTTCGCGGTCCAGGCGCAAGGCAGCGACATCACCACGGTCGAAGGCATGGCCAATGCCGACGGTACGCTGTCTGCGCTGCAGGAAGGCTTCCGCATGATGCACGGCCTGCAATGCGGCTTCTGCACGCCCGGCATGATTGTCCGTGCGCATCGGCTGCTGAAGGAAAATCCTTCGCCAAGCGAGCCGGAAATCCGGATGGGCATCTCCGGCAACATCTGCCGCTGCACCGGCTACCAGAACATCGTTCGAGCGATTCAATATGCCGCCGCCAAGATCAACGGCGTGGAATTCCAGGAGGCCGCAGAATGA
- a CDS encoding FAD binding domain-containing protein has product MIPGSFSYHRPASVADAVKLLSDLGEDARPLAGGHSLVPMMKLRLATPAHLIDLHGIAALKGISRDGNNLVIGAMTTQHELLASDEVAKAMPILHEAALLIADPQVRYRGTIGGNVANGDPGNDMPALMMTLGATYRLEGSGGARDVAAADFYQGAYFTALEPGEIMTSISVPVPAAGHGYAYEKLKRKVGDYATAAAAVVLTMSSGKVATCAIGLTNVHETPLLAADAAKAVIGTSLDAATLKKAAIAAEAIMAPAADARGPVEYRKHVGGIMVTRALQRAASRAK; this is encoded by the coding sequence ATGATCCCGGGATCATTCAGCTATCACCGGCCGGCGAGTGTCGCCGATGCCGTCAAACTTTTATCCGACCTCGGCGAGGATGCACGGCCACTGGCCGGCGGGCACAGCCTGGTGCCGATGATGAAGCTTCGGCTCGCCACCCCCGCCCATCTCATCGATCTGCACGGCATCGCCGCCCTCAAGGGTATCAGCCGAGACGGCAACAATCTCGTCATCGGGGCGATGACGACGCAACACGAGTTGCTGGCCTCCGACGAGGTCGCCAAGGCGATGCCGATCCTGCACGAGGCGGCGCTGCTGATCGCCGACCCGCAGGTGCGCTACCGCGGCACTATCGGCGGCAATGTCGCCAATGGCGATCCCGGCAACGACATGCCGGCGCTGATGATGACGCTGGGTGCGACCTATCGCCTCGAAGGTTCTGGTGGGGCCCGCGATGTCGCGGCCGCCGACTTCTATCAGGGCGCCTATTTCACCGCGCTCGAACCCGGCGAGATCATGACCTCCATTTCGGTTCCCGTGCCCGCAGCCGGCCACGGTTACGCCTACGAAAAACTCAAGCGCAAGGTCGGCGACTACGCCACCGCGGCCGCGGCCGTCGTCCTCACCATGTCCAGTGGCAAGGTCGCGACCTGCGCGATCGGTCTCACCAACGTCCACGAGACCCCGCTGCTTGCAGCCGACGCAGCCAAGGCGGTGATCGGGACCAGCCTCGATGCCGCCACGCTGAAGAAGGCGGCCATCGCTGCGGAAGCAATCATGGCGCCGGCCGCTGATGCGCGCGGCCCGGTCGAATACCGCAAGCATGTCGGCGGCATCATGGTGACGCGGGCGCTGCAGCGCGCAGCAAGCCGAGCGAAATAA
- a CDS encoding MHYT domain-containing protein translates to MFEGHDPYLVALSMAIASLGGYTGFALAARIRNTPGVSNRVLLAGAAAFLAVGIWTMHFVGMLAAPLPPDTVYLVLPTIISFLICALVVGISLFFVSIGEPTLRRVASSAVLLGVGIVSMHYVGIHGLAGPFGIVHDPSMVLLSVVVAIVTAYGGLRAFLAQQEGVRLIVSSIVFGVAVSGMHYTAMLGMHFEPLAGAAHHHPSGGLAASQQILSIIVAVLCFVIAAGFLLSLVPDQRRQASVAMIADPVAPAISPAAVEPVAASAAPLRPMSPLGGLGQPPRAPVPRLPVEGADGTHFIETANVRSVRADAHYTRVHDGTRERMCPWSISEAEAQLDPSLFLRVHRSHIVAIPHVALVRKEGDGAVLELDGPSPHRVPVSRAKIAEVKARLGLANRRQQA, encoded by the coding sequence ATGTTCGAAGGACACGATCCCTATCTCGTCGCGCTCTCCATGGCGATCGCGAGCCTGGGTGGCTATACCGGCTTTGCGCTTGCTGCTCGCATCCGCAATACGCCCGGCGTCAGCAACCGCGTTCTGCTCGCGGGCGCGGCTGCGTTTCTGGCCGTCGGCATCTGGACCATGCATTTCGTCGGCATGCTGGCTGCGCCGCTGCCGCCTGATACGGTCTATCTCGTTCTCCCTACCATCATCTCGTTTCTGATTTGCGCGCTGGTGGTCGGCATCTCGCTGTTCTTTGTCTCGATCGGTGAGCCCACGTTGCGGCGTGTGGCATCGTCAGCGGTTTTGCTCGGCGTCGGCATCGTCAGCATGCATTATGTCGGCATTCACGGGCTGGCCGGCCCGTTCGGGATCGTGCATGACCCGTCGATGGTGCTGCTGTCGGTCGTGGTTGCAATCGTCACGGCCTATGGCGGCCTGCGCGCGTTCCTGGCGCAGCAGGAAGGCGTTCGGTTGATTGTCAGCTCGATTGTGTTCGGCGTCGCGGTGTCCGGCATGCACTACACCGCGATGCTCGGCATGCATTTCGAGCCGCTGGCGGGCGCGGCGCATCATCACCCCAGCGGCGGTCTCGCCGCGTCGCAACAAATCCTGTCCATCATCGTGGCGGTGCTGTGCTTCGTGATTGCAGCCGGCTTTCTCCTGTCGCTGGTCCCCGATCAACGCCGCCAGGCCTCGGTCGCCATGATCGCTGATCCCGTTGCTCCGGCAATTTCTCCGGCTGCTGTTGAGCCGGTTGCCGCATCCGCCGCGCCTCTGCGGCCTATGTCACCGCTCGGCGGCCTCGGCCAGCCGCCGCGCGCGCCCGTTCCCCGGTTGCCGGTCGAAGGTGCCGATGGCACGCACTTCATCGAGACGGCGAATGTCCGCAGCGTCCGTGCCGATGCGCACTACACGAGGGTCCATGACGGTACCCGCGAGCGCATGTGCCCATGGTCGATTTCGGAGGCTGAGGCTCAGCTCGACCCCTCGTTATTCCTGCGGGTGCATCGCAGCCATATCGTCGCGATCCCTCATGTCGCCCTCGTCCGCAAAGAGGGCGACGGCGCCGTGCTCGAACTCGACGGTCCATCACCGCACCGGGTGCCGGTGAGCCGGGCCAAGATCGCCGAGGTGAAGGCGCGGCTGGGGCTGGCGAACCGTCGGCAGCAGGCGTAG
- a CDS encoding 6,7-dimethyl-8-ribityllumazine synthase: MNQMLQDPQAQTSQVANPPVPPATEHPRFAKPQRVAFVQACWHRDVVEEARIAFIKEAEARHLTHVDVFEVPGSFEIPLHAQVLAKTRRYTAIVAAGLVVDGGIYRHEFVADTVIKALMDVQLRTEVPVFSAVLTPQQFHETEVHYDFFRRHFTIKGIEVAAACAETLHGLERLRGQVAAGIV, translated from the coding sequence ATGAATCAGATGCTGCAAGATCCCCAAGCCCAAACTTCCCAAGTCGCCAATCCGCCGGTTCCACCGGCGACCGAGCATCCGCGCTTCGCCAAGCCGCAGCGGGTGGCGTTCGTGCAGGCCTGCTGGCATCGCGACGTGGTCGAGGAAGCCCGCATCGCTTTCATCAAGGAGGCCGAGGCGCGCCATCTCACCCATGTCGACGTGTTCGAGGTGCCGGGCTCGTTCGAGATCCCGCTGCACGCGCAGGTCCTCGCCAAGACGCGGCGCTACACCGCGATCGTCGCGGCCGGCCTTGTCGTTGACGGTGGCATCTATCGCCACGAGTTCGTTGCCGACACCGTGATCAAGGCGCTGATGGACGTGCAGCTGCGCACCGAGGTGCCGGTGTTCTCCGCCGTGCTGACGCCGCAGCAATTCCACGAGACCGAGGTGCACTACGATTTCTTCCGCAGGCACTTCACGATCAAGGGCATCGAGGTTGCGGCAGCCTGTGCAGAGACGTTGCACGGTCTGGAGCGCCTGCGCGGTCAGGTCGCGGCTGGTATCGTGTGA